TAACTTCAGCCTTCTGGAAGAAAGCCGTTCCATGCTTTCCATGGCATTGCAGGCCAAGGGCTACGACGCAAACTCTACTGACCAAAAGCAGATTAACGAAGCCGTTGAACACATTCTCAAGGCAAAGAAGGACCCCCACTTCCTTGGCTTTGACGGTTCCGTGGGCGGCAAGGACAAGGTTCTCTCCAAGATGGACTGGGCAGCAATCGTCTTCAACGGCGAAGCTATGGCCGCTATCGAAGAAGATTCCACCCTCCAGTTCGCCATTCCTACCGAAGGCTCCTTCATGTGGGTTGACGCTATGCTCTTAAGCTCCAAGGCTCCCAACAAGGAAGGCGCCTACGCATTCATGAACTACATTCTCGATGCAAAGATCGGTGCACAGTTGGCTAAGTTCATCAACTACGCCACCCCCAACAAGGCTTCCCTGGAAGTCATCGACGAAGAATTCAAGAACAACCGCGTCATCAACCCGTCCAAGGAAGAAATCGACCGCATGGTGTTCCTGAAGGACCCGGGCGACGCAGCACGCCTCTTCGACGAAGCCTGGACCATCGTGAAGACCCGCTAATCAAGGTTTAAAAAGACTTCAAAAAAGCTCCGTATTTTGCGGGGCTTTTTTG
The nucleotide sequence above comes from Fibrobacter sp.. Encoded proteins:
- a CDS encoding spermidine/putrescine ABC transporter substrate-binding protein: MKKIFLALTLLIAASLFVGCNDDKKSSSQPDKVTVMIYSEYIDPEMLTDFQMKTGFKLQLELYEAQEEMIGKLQASGTSQYDVIIASDVVIQQMIHLGLIQPIDTNKVPNRVNIADQFKNPSYDPTNSYSIPYLWGTTGILYRDAAVDPMKVSYNMLFDAAQTKGNFSLLEESRSMLSMALQAKGYDANSTDQKQINEAVEHILKAKKDPHFLGFDGSVGGKDKVLSKMDWAAIVFNGEAMAAIEEDSTLQFAIPTEGSFMWVDAMLLSSKAPNKEGAYAFMNYILDAKIGAQLAKFINYATPNKASLEVIDEEFKNNRVINPSKEEIDRMVFLKDPGDAARLFDEAWTIVKTR